A window of Nitrososphaerales archaeon genomic DNA:
GTCAGCTTCGTCCTCCCAATCCCATTGAAGAAGTTGGGAGTCACTGCGTAACCAATCCCTATCGGCAAGCTCGAGAGGGCCAGCAGCTGAAGGTACGGGATTCCTGCAACGTAGTTGAAGCCGTAGAGCACTTGGACTAGGACTCCCGCTCCGGCGATTAGGAACATGACTATCGGCACGCTCACGAACGAGACATACTTGACCGCGTAATTGAAGGCAAGGCTCGTGTCGGCCTTCACACCCTCAAGGCTGGAGAAGCTGGCGAACAGGGAACTCGAGATGGCGACCGACACAACGGTTATCGCAGCAGTGACGTTGAGGGCAGCCTGATAATATCCTACGACCTCGTTCGCGCTGATGATGGCGAGGATAACGGTGACGTACTGGCCCGCCAGCCCAGAAACGACGCCTCCCACGTAGGGCGGTGCCCCATACTTCACCATCTCCCTGATTTCTCCTATGAACCCAGCCGGGTCGCGTGCCCTTCCCCTCAGCTTCGTGACGTAGAGTAGGACTAAAGCGAACATCCCCGCGCCGAGGAAGCTGACGACGTGCCCCGACAGCGCACCATAGACCCCGAACCCTGCGAGTATGAGGGCGGACGCGATAATCAGCTTGAAGCTGGCCTGGAGGACGGAGGAGACGCTAGCCAGCCCGGATGAATTCCACCCGATGAAAGCAGAGGCGCATCCTTGGAGGAGCGTTTGTCCCAGAATGACAAGTGAAGCAAGCTGGACGTACGGTCCTAGGCCTGACCGGTGGAGCAGGAGGTTAGCCATGAAGTCGCCGCCAAAGTAGACGACAACTGTGAGGATGGCTCCCATGAGAATGAGGAAGGCAATCGCGTTCCTTGTTGTACTCCTCGCCTTGTCTGGCTCACCCTTAGAAATATGGTAGGCTGCGTACCTGGTCACTGCAAGGTTGACGCCGATTCCAGCGAAGCTGTAGAATATCGAGGGTACGACGAGTGCCAGCGTGTATATGCCATACGGACCCGGCCCAAGCAGCCTCGCTATGACTATGGCCCCCGCTGCTGCGATTGCCGTAGAGAGCACGTTCCCGATGAAGAGGAGCAGTGTTCCTCGCGCGGACTGTTTTGCAATCTCTATGTGGGACAACGGGTCCTTGACCACGGGCCACCCAGTTCGTTCATTTATCGCTATCCGCGCAAGCCCGAGCTGTCGGGGCATGGATTGCGAATAGGTTTGAAATACCCGCAGACGCAGGCCGCCCCGACGAAATGACTCTGAGAAGACTTCGGGTGAAGGAGCAGGACAAGAAGCTTCCAGACGGGTTCTACAGAGCCCACCTCAGGCACTTTCCGGTTGTCACAGTCGACCTCGTCGTTACAGACCGCGAGTCTAGGGTACTGCTCGTCAAGCGCAGCAGCAACAACCTGAACTGGAAGGGCGCCTGGGCCACCCCGGGCGGCAGGGTCTACAGGAACGAGACGATACGCGAAGCTGCCAGCAGGGTTCTTGCCCGGGAGGCTGGAATCGGAGCCAGTCCACAGGAGTTCGCTTTCAAGGGCGTGGGAGAAATCGTAACCTCAAAGGAGCACGGTGTCACAATTGTCTTTGCCATCAACAGGAGCGGAGGGGCTGCTTCTGCGGACGAGACAAGCTCGTCAGTCCGTTGGTTTGAACCTGCCAGACTCCCAAAGACTTTGAAGGACGAGTACAGGTCGATACTCTCGAAGGGAGGTGTGGGGCCCGGCTAGCATTCACGGCTGGTGGGCGAGGGGATACTGCGGGAAGGGCGCTTTCCTCGCAGCCGATATCGCGTTTTGAATCTCTTCATTGATTCTAGTCGCCAGCTTGTCCTTCTCCTCCTGTTTGATCGAGAGACGTCTTTCCTCGTAGAGTAGAGGGTCCCGCTTTGCCTGCTCGGCAATCTCCTCCTTACTTCTTGCGTCAGGTTGTCCTTGTTTGTGCCAGCAGTTATGAACCACGGCGTTAGACACCGTGTAGGTGTTGTCTGCAGTCTCGATGTTGTGGACCGTTCCAGCGTACGACTTGGTGGAGATCGCAGTTACTGGAGTAAGTATGTATTCCGCGAATACATGTTGATTTGCCTGTCTTTTGCTCTTCGTGGGTGTCGTCCTCCACCTGACTCGATACCCCAATTTCATGTTCACCTTCCGGCCTTGTACCTGACTCTTTTCAGAGGGTTCCATCGTGTAGATGTGCCCCATGTAGCCGAGTCTCGCCAGTAGAAGCTGCATTTGAAGTGCCAAGAGGCAGGAGATCGTCGTTGTCTCCGTGTATCCATTCCGTGTTTGGTGCCCATCGCCCGCAGCGTAACCATCGATGAAGGACTTGGTCAAGTCGAGGTTCTTGTTGTACAAGATGAAGTCAGGGATCTGCTTGTTCAGAGCTCCCTTCCCACACCATGCAGCAAGCGCTCTGGAAATTACGGGAGAGTTGACGCGCACTTGAATGGCCGACGAAGATCTTGTGAGAGTTGTCGAGCGACGCAGCTCAGTTCTGGCTATCTCTTGCACTTCGCTAACTATCTCTGTCTCGTTTCTGTTCAAAGAAAGGGAGAAACCAGCCGATCCAGCCGAGCTTCCCTCTGCGACGTACAGCCCCAAGAACCACGCTAGCTTCGGCGTAAGGATGAGTTTGACAGGATATCCCTTGGTCTTCATGACATTCAAGCCGCGGGGGGCGGCCCATGAGGACAAGTCCAACTCGCTGACCTCTATGGTTCCAGCTACTCTGGGCAGAACCAGGTAGTCACCGTCTTTTTGCATCTTCTTCGGAACCAAGCTCATGGGTCTCTTCCATTCGAAGGAACCGAAACCGACCAACTTGTGGTTCGAGCCAATTTTCCTGCTTGTTACCGACCTGCACGTGAGTACCGGGTGTTCCGGTGTCACTTCGAATGGTAATAGGCCCCGTGCTTTGACTGCCACCAGCTCTCCCCGGTACGGACGAGCAAATGTCTTCACCACCCTCCCTAGACCGTGCAATCCGGCGGCGTAGTCTCCCACTTGGATGGATGAAATTGGCTTGTTGTCTCCCAAGATCAAGGTGTCCCCCTTCACGCAAAGCCTCGTAGTATCCATCTCGAGGAGGTACGGCGCCGACTTCTCCCTCACGTATTTCGCTCCCTTCCTGACAGACTCGATGACGTCAGGGAGGTGATTCCCGTCAAGCTTCGAGGCCTGGATGCCGTACGCAGCGGCCCTCTCCGAGACAGTATCGGTGGGAAGGTAGTATTCTTTCCTGACGTTGCCCGCGAGCCCGTTGTTCTCGCAGATGAGGAGCAAGGGCACCTTCCTGACGCTGGCTATGTTCAGGCCTTCGTGCGTTTGTCCGTTTCCAGTCGCTGCGTCGCCGAAGAATACCGCCACTATGTTGTCCTCCTTCCGGTAGTTCTTGACTGCCCAAGCAAGCCCT
This region includes:
- a CDS encoding NUDIX domain-containing protein yields the protein MTLRRLRVKEQDKKLPDGFYRAHLRHFPVVTVDLVVTDRESRVLLVKRSSNNLNWKGAWATPGGRVYRNETIREAASRVLAREAGIGASPQEFAFKGVGEIVTSKEHGVTIVFAINRSGGAASADETSSSVRWFEPARLPKTLKDEYRSILSKGGVGPG
- a CDS encoding oligosaccharide flippase family protein: MSHIEIAKQSARGTLLLFIGNVLSTAIAAAGAIVIARLLGPGPYGIYTLALVVPSIFYSFAGIGVNLAVTRYAAYHISKGEPDKARSTTRNAIAFLILMGAILTVVVYFGGDFMANLLLHRSGLGPYVQLASLVILGQTLLQGCASAFIGWNSSGLASVSSVLQASFKLIIASALILAGFGVYGALSGHVVSFLGAGMFALVLLYVTKLRGRARDPAGFIGEIREMVKYGAPPYVGGVVSGLAGQYVTVILAIISANEVVGYYQAALNVTAAITVVSVAISSSLFASFSSLEGVKADTSLAFNYAVKYVSFVSVPIVMFLIAGAGVLVQVLYGFNYVAGIPYLQLLALSSLPIGIGYAVTPNFFNGIGRTKLTMIFLVSGALVLAILAPLLGSTFALGVPGLIYAQIISNSSSALIGLYLASRYLKAKMDLRSSSLILLASLAALAATRLIPVAAVPGLVALGAYLLVFVAVYLTAVPLFRGLGHDDIDRLMIATEGLGALHRIVYPVLAYERRILLKTGSKYPTRQEP
- a CDS encoding thiamine pyrophosphate-dependent enzyme codes for the protein MEERALYEKMLTIRLFEDEMQKLCLSGEAGDLHFNKGQEAISVGACEALRWTDYTVTHHRTIAHSIARGVPLGPLVAELLGKATGFNKGMAGEMHVRYPALRYMFSFQLVGTCVPVATGLAWAVKNYRKEDNIVAVFFGDAATGNGQTHEGLNIASVRKVPLLLICENNGLAGNVRKEYYLPTDTVSERAAAYGIQASKLDGNHLPDVIESVRKGAKYVREKSAPYLLEMDTTRLCVKGDTLILGDNKPISSIQVGDYAAGLHGLGRVVKTFARPYRGELVAVKARGLLPFEVTPEHPVLTCRSVTSRKIGSNHKLVGFGSFEWKRPMSLVPKKMQKDGDYLVLPRVAGTIEVSELDLSSWAAPRGLNVMKTKGYPVKLILTPKLAWFLGLYVAEGSSAGSAGFSLSLNRNETEIVSEVQEIARTELRRSTTLTRSSSAIQVRVNSPVISRALAAWCGKGALNKQIPDFILYNKNLDLTKSFIDGYAAGDGHQTRNGYTETTTISCLLALQMQLLLARLGYMGHIYTMEPSEKSQVQGRKVNMKLGYRVRWRTTPTKSKRQANQHVFAEYILTPVTAISTKSYAGTVHNIETADNTYTVSNAVVHNCWHKQGQPDARSKEEIAEQAKRDPLLYEERRLSIKQEEKDKLATRINEEIQNAISAARKAPFPQYPLAHQP